In Arcobacter ellisii, a genomic segment contains:
- the prfB gene encoding peptide chain release factor 2, with protein sequence MDAYEYSELLKLLNTKLNNIKGILKPDDLNKRLEEIQELESSQDFWNDVENATKIGIEKNRILGKLNKFNKANDSLKGTNELYEMATEEKDEETLEMLYDEATELEKLIKSTEISVMLSNPDDASNAIVSIHPGAGGTESQDWASILYRMYLRWAERNDFKVELLDYQNGDEAGIKDVSFIIKGENAYGYMKAENGIHRLVRISPFDSNAKRHTSFSSVMVSPEIDDNINIVIEDKDIRIDTYRASGAGGQHVNKTESAIRITHIPTGIVVQCQNDRSQHKNKDSAFKMLKSRLYEFELEKQQATKDGVEKSDNGWGHQIRSYVLQPYQQVKDSRSNIGYSNVDAILDGDITKIIEDVLIATSTSK encoded by the coding sequence GATTAGAAGAGATACAAGAATTAGAATCATCTCAAGATTTTTGGAATGATGTTGAAAATGCAACTAAAATTGGGATTGAAAAAAATAGAATTTTAGGAAAGCTAAATAAATTTAATAAAGCAAATGATTCATTAAAAGGAACAAATGAGCTTTATGAAATGGCAACTGAAGAAAAAGATGAAGAGACTTTAGAAATGCTTTATGATGAAGCAACCGAACTTGAAAAACTAATCAAATCAACAGAGATTTCAGTTATGCTTTCAAACCCTGATGATGCTTCAAATGCTATTGTTTCTATTCATCCAGGAGCTGGTGGTACTGAATCACAAGATTGGGCAAGTATTTTATATAGAATGTATCTTAGATGGGCAGAAAGAAATGATTTTAAAGTTGAACTTCTTGATTATCAAAATGGTGATGAAGCTGGTATCAAAGATGTTTCTTTTATCATCAAAGGTGAAAATGCATATGGTTATATGAAAGCTGAAAATGGTATTCATAGACTTGTTAGAATCTCTCCATTTGACTCAAATGCAAAAAGACATACATCTTTTTCATCTGTTATGGTAAGTCCAGAGATTGATGATAATATCAATATTGTAATAGAAGATAAAGATATTAGAATTGATACTTATAGAGCAAGTGGTGCTGGTGGACAACATGTTAATAAAACAGAATCAGCTATTAGAATCACTCATATTCCAACAGGAATTGTTGTTCAATGTCAAAATGACAGATCTCAGCATAAAAATAAAGATAGTGCTTTTAAAATGCTAAAATCAAGACTATATGAATTTGAACTTGAAAAACAACAAGCAACAAAAGATGGTGTTGAAAAAAGTGATAATGGATGGGGACATCAAATTAGATCTTACGTTTTACAACCATACCAACAAGTAAAAGATAGTAGAAGTAATATTGGTTATTCAAATGTTGATGCTATTTTAGATGGAGATATCACTAAAATTATTGAAGATGTATTAATAGCAACTTCTACTTCTAAATAG